Part of the Labrus bergylta chromosome 19, fLabBer1.1, whole genome shotgun sequence genome, CAAAAAATGCGTGACGCTAAGTGTCCCCTCATGGCTCCTTATTTAAAGCTGATGTTACTGATATGAGGCTTTGGGGGAGTTATACAGTTGGAAGAGGTTGTTGAACATTTGATGAGCTGTCGGAGAATACTCAGCAGCCTGGTTATGGAGGCTGTTGTCAGTAACATTATGATCTCATTCTTAGCTCTGCAGTACAAATGTTTCTAAAGCCCCACATTCCAGAAATATCTCTTTGACATAATGTTTGATGATGTATGCCAAGTTAAATTAATCACAGTTGTTTAGTAATGCAAAGATTTAGGGTCAGATTTATGTTGGAAAATGCCAACATACTACTGCAGAAAAACAAGGAAAGAGCTCAAGAAAAAGGGCATTTTATTACAGACATGAACATCAAACAGAAGCAATTATGTCCTCACAAGTAATATGATGGTATAATTAATGGATTGTGCTTTTGTCAAGTTGCCTTTGTGATAATTACTTTTCCCCTTTCAGAAAAAGTGACTAAATTATGTGACCAATTGGGAAATTGGGTTGAGACTGAGACTGGATCTACTTGTCAACCATCTTCAAAGAAGAAATCAGAGGTATTTAGTCTTGGGCTGTTTCCCTGCAAATAATGGAGGTACTTTCAGTAGCTCTGCAACTAATTTGTACATTGAACTTCCTTTTTACCCAGACAGAGGTCAACCATTATTTAAGGGATGCTCCAGCAGAGCCCACTACAGTGGCCACTGATATTATGACAGAAAAAGGCGATGTTATAGAAGAAATTGtccttgaaaatgaaaataaatgcttAGAGAAAATGAAGCATGATCCACCCTACAACAAATcaggtactgcctactgaatgTAGAAAGTCACTGCCTATCAATCCaaggtttattttaaatcaagcgTATCACTTCATTTTAAGTGAAAAAACTGttcaaaagaaatgttttctttatatttattgttGTCGTAGGTCTTTACTGCAGTCGTAACTGGGATGGCTGGTTGTGCTGGGACGACACTCCAGTTGGAGCTCTTGCCTCCCAAAACTGCCCAGATTATTTTAGTGACTTTGACCCAACAGGTGAGCAGTGAGACTCAGGTGTTTTTGCCCTGCTGGTCTCTCACAAAGATGACCCTTCTCGATCTTTATTGATAAAATTAAACCAAATTGGACTCACTCTTAGTTCTTCTTTGCAGAAATGGCTACTAAGTACTGTGAAGAGGACGGTCGTTGGTTTCACCATCCAGAGAGCAACATAACTTGGACAAACTATTCACTCTGTGCAACTTCCAATGAGAAGAAGCAGAGGGTAGAGTAAATTATTGTTGAAgtcttaatacatttttttttttgcacgttCTCAGTTTATCAACACACTTGTTCTCCTTGCAAGTCTAGGACATGTGGCATCTTCCACAAAGTTGTATTCTGACGTTGAAGGCAAAAGTGGATAAAGGAATATGCACAAATATAGTTGAACTATAAACTGGGTTACTAAAGGAGGTGTCTTTGTCTACAGTTGCAAAAACCAATGGTGCAGCCTTTTTAGCCACAGCAACTAGCCTCGGTTATATTCATGGATTGGGGAACTGGTGAAGTATCCTCTTATAGCATTGTGTCCTTAATGTCAATGACTATCTTTGGAACCAGTCTTCCAACAGATAAACAACAGATGAGTGTACTATCCTTTGAATTTTCAACAACCTGGCAAACCCAAATTAATTTCTGACTTATAGCTGGTTCAAGAAGCACCCAATTGGCAtccattaaaaatgaatttgtttCAAAACAACTAATTTTAGGTCAACCTTTGAAATTGTGAGGCAGTTGTTGCTATCATGTGGGTTTGAAATCATAGGGCAGCTCTGCTAGGTTAATGGTAAACATGTTTCCTTATTACCAGTGTagaagccattttaatcatggTTAATTTAGTCTCCGAATTCTGATTTCAGTTGGTGCTAATAACGCATATCGTTTGGATTATTGGAAATAAGTATGTGATTTATGGGaattatttgatttgaaataGACAACAATTTATTAGGCCATACCTTTGGCAGGTATTTTTTGTTATGGGTGGAGTTTAGTAATTAATGTGGCCGCAATGCACAGATGGTGTGAGAAAATGACAACAACTTTGTGCGTTGTGGAGTTGATGTAGCGTCAcgtcaaatgttttttgatcgtgttaaaaaaaaagttcagatttTGAATATTAAGTTTGGATGCTGTTTTGGAAATTGTGGAAACTCTAAAATTAATAAATTGGAAAATGAAAACTAGCGAGCCGTGAGTACTGATATATTGAAGTGGACATGGATCAGAAACAAGTAAATTGGCTCCTACTATTTAagtgactttttaaaacactcttTACGGAAAATGCAACCAGTCTTGGACTCTCAGCGTTATTAAAGAATACTAAAATTGTGAAAGCATTCCCCATGTTCCTATCCTTTTCCAGTGTGCTATTCTAGTTAAATATTCTCCTGTTTAACCAAGAGCTCAAGCTTCAAGAGATAATTGTTAATCAGTGTTGATAGTGTCGAGGGTTCAGCAACAATTTTGGACCAAtattaatgtattttgttttttaaaattaatacattttccacagaCACTGAAAATTGTTGAGAACGAATACAAATGCCTCCTGAAAATAAATCGCGATCCACCTTATAACAAATCAGGTATTGATGTTTACTGAATCTCATTTATGTTCTACAATCATACATATGAGGGGCCTGGAAACATTTCTAATCATGTTCTTGCGCTGTGTTGTTGTTCAAGGTCTGTACTGCGGTCGTAACTGGGACGGCTGGCTGTGCTGGGACGATACTCAAGCAGGAAAATATGCCTCGCAAAATTGTCCTGACTATTTTTCCGACTTTGACCCGACAGGTGAGCAGTATCACTCTTACACAGGCCTGTTGATCAGCAACTTAGATTTAAATACACAGCTGAACAGGTCTACAGAGGTTTGGACAGTGTTCCAGGAACATATTACACTCTCGATTTATTTAAATACTGTTCTTTTTAGAAAAGGTAACTAGGTTCTGTGGGGAAGACGGGCAGTGGTTTCGCCATCCAGAGAGTGGCAAGACTTGGACCAACTACACACTGTGTGCTGTCAACACTAAAGAGAAATGGAGGGTAATGCTTCTAAGATAACTATTACACATCAGAAACAATGGTTATCAGTAAGTAGGCTACCAGCTTGCTTGGTTTTCCAGtaaatttaaaggtcacatatgatcctcctttttaacaagtttaaataagtttcAGAGCTGCCAAAAACATTGCTGTGACGTTTCTTGCAAAAAATCCACCCCAGTCCTATATTTTAGCATTCCTATAAACCCCTATATTTCAGCcgtgctcagaacaggctgtttttgtgtctgttgctttaaatgaaaattaGCTGTCTGACCACAGCCCTCTGGAATTGGTTGGGTGGCTCGTGCTTTCTCGCTATGTTTTTGTTCGTTATATTTTTGGAGGAAAAAAGGTTAAATTCCTCCACTTGTCATAATTATGTGTAAATCTTCTCATCGTTTAGCTCCATTGGTCCTGACTCTGTATGTGTATATTgaagtgtgtgttattgtgtgtgatGTCTTCCCTAAAAGAAGGCAGCTGCCCAGCTCTCAGGAGACGCAGAGGTGGAGCTTTCTGATGAAGCCACTGTCAGTCCCATGGTGAACCCAGTGGAGGAAGAGATagtgaggaaaaaaatcctCGACAGTCAGTACAAATGCTTTGAGAAAATGAATCGAGATCATCCGTATAACAAATCAGGTAGCCAAAACCGACTCATTTAGcctgcttttgttttacttttcctATTTGGATGTTTGACTGTCTCATGGTGTTACAGGACTGTACTGCAGTCGCAACTGGGATGGCTGGCAGTGCTGGGACGATACTCAAGCGGGAACCTACACCGCTCAAAACTGCCCCAACTACTTCGTGGACTTTGACCCGACAGGTGAGCTGTGACACTCAGGAGACTTTGCGTGAATGAGTTGAGTACAATctatgaaaaagacaaaacatgaacacaaactgtgtgcatgtgaagACATTGTTTGAAAATGACTAGTTATTGATTTGTTGTTACTTTCAGAGAAGGCCACTAAGTACTGTGGGGAGGACGGTCATTGGTTTCGCCATCCGGATACCAACAGGACCTGGTCCAACTACACACTCTGCAACGaaaacacaaaggcaaaattgAAGGTGAATATTTAAACCATGTATAGTCTACTATAATAGATAAATTGCATGTTTGCCACGGTTTTATAAGGCAGCGTAATCATTTCTGTTTATGCCTGGATCAGGTTAGCCATCTGATTCTGTATCAACAGTAACTTCTGTTATTAAGAAAGGGGCAGGTATTATACGTTtacttcttcctgctcctgtttgttcatgGACAGTGTATAAGTATAATGcgaaaatatttcatgttgtgtgttgtgttattgtgttgtaatcatacactgaaatgagcaaataaatcaacaatGATATGTAATGAAatgagtcgttttttttttttttgagaaaatttaTCAAATGGAAATAAATAGTTTTCATGTCGATGCTCATAAAAATGTGTAACAAACCATTATAAACAGGCTTTTTGTTTCCAAATAATGGTTACCCTCCTTAACTGAGTTCCATAGAAATActgtatttaaaggtcacatatgtaAAATGCCCTTTGCCATGTCATCTGCTTACAatccccccaattatgagaaaagtccacccTTTCCATTATTTTCCGACTctaattttcagaaaatgttttaaaaaacaggccatttggagattttccctttgggacatcacaaagggcaaaGGTAGcctctcccccaggtgggtTGATGCTcctacagctaggtgtttgttctgccctttgAGCCAgtcttctcaccgtaaacaattgggcattGTGCAAGAAAGCCAGAACCAcgtccccttccagagaggtgtggtcagacacagctcatttacatttaaaggtacagacacagaaacagcctgttctgagctgggctgaaatagaggggtttagaGGCATGATGAAATACAGGAGTGGAATttcaagaaacttcacagacatgttttgggtaactctgagacttattttaacTTGTTGATAAGGAggacaatatgtgaccttttaagaTGGAAAATAAGCTGTAAATGCACCAGGTGAGGTAGAAGCAAAAAGGCAAAGCTGACACCAGTTTGATGTTTATTTGCAAGAGTAGAAAGTTTAGTCATGTCATTTGTTGATAGGCCTGTTGATAGGCCAAGGTTAAATAAGTAAATATCATCTGACAATCCTTTGGCAAAGCTATTCATAATAACAAGAGGCTGAACCCTATtagcaaagtttaaaaacaaacactctaTTTCACttgtttaaaggcagggttggtcattttcgaaATTAGcattattttgaaagtagctttccctcagtgctccgtttACATCCTACCCCTCCCCGTCTGTGCTACCTCAAAAGCTaagcccctcacttacatgcacgagtgTCGTTGCTcaagaagcggacctcagctcatcgcttgtattgtgtagaaactacgtcatctcatgtctcattcagtggtaagtaaacactaaactttatcataatgtaaaaaaagaaaactctgtCATCAGTGATGTGCTTTGAGGTTGGGCGAATGCATGCAAGGGGTatagaacgagcagggagacagggaggttTGATTGGTTcttcagattggtacctcatggtagacattggttgaagtttttaaatgcttacaactgctacagaggatggatttttctttgttcctctttcagagcacatgaattattagttcctgtcaggacctaaaaacaatttcaaccaaaatcttaaaagtgtatctggagaaaataaccaaccctgtctttaatTTTATCCTTGAGACGATGTAAATCATGTGATTATAGAATCACATCATGACAAACTTGTTGATAGGAAATGATGAACCTAAGCTTCTACTACACTAATCTTTTaactttgctttcttttttcatttactttttctttctcaagtATTTTACCCTGTAAAGTTGCATCAGTAATACACAAGGTCATGGATGGGttagctaaaaaaaatatttggcaACTTATTTGATAtgtaaaattcattttttttcaattgttgtTCTTCTCAAACTGTTTGTCTTCAAGTTTTAATGATATAAGTTGGAACAAATAATGGACTGATTATGTGAAGCTACATGGTGTGCTTTGTGGtaaattcaaaacacacacaaaaatattccTTCCAAATCTATTGCATTTGTCTAGCTTTATTTTTCTGGCTTTCCTTTTGCAGACTTTGCTAACTCACCCACTATCTTACTTTGTTTTCCAAAGAATGTTTCATGCAGTGTATCTCCAAGGCCATACAAATACAACCCTGCTCTGGCAAATAATGGCACCATATGAACAAAACATCTGCGAAAAACCCCAAACTATAAGTAACATGATTTTACTGCCAGTCAGTGTTCTGTACAGCTGGAGCAGCTGCTCTGGCAAACCTGAACATTTTCTGATCGATCAGCCGCTCCATCTGTTACCACAAAAACCTGGTCTTTGCTGATCTGGGCTCCCAGCCTCAGGAAACCACGGAGAACAAACTGTCTCAGCAGTATCATCTCAAAGGAAAATAAAGCTAAATAAATACACCATTGTTTCCTGATTGGACTAAGGAGATGTGAGCTTTAGCTCAAAATTCCTTATTTTAAAAGCAAGGACCCACACGTCAGCTGCTTATTATAATGACCTTTTCCTTTATTCatagtttcaacatttttgtgtCAGTCTTTTATAATTCCTCTGAACTAAAGGTATGTTGTTCTGCCTCGTCAATTTCAACCTTTAAAGTATTAAATGCTATCTCTTAATAAATCTACATTCTACTGTGCATGACTGTATTTCTCAAATAAGTTGCAATTTAATTCCTGTTTTTTATCATTCCCTCAGCTATGTGTATACTACAGTAAAGGGGAATCACAGGATTAAGGctgacaacatttttttcacaattaCCAACAATTGCCAACTAATCATGGATTATTTTACAGCTATGCGAAAAAGAACAGTGATGAGACAATTGAATAAACTAATCAATCAAACAATGGTGCTATTTCCTTTCTATAAAGCCCAGTGTAAGATTAAGTTGCATTTTGATGAGCATTTATGGTGCTAACTTCATCTGTCATCAAAAGTCAAAAGTAGGCTTAAAATAGGCTTAAATTAAATAACGTGATATATCTGATGCCCTGATGGCTTACAAAACCATGTGTGAATCAAGGAAGTCCCTGTTGAGGGTTGTCCAAAACATAACATTTAGTGCCAAGTGTTTAGAAGGGAACATTTGCTTTGGGGAAAATTTACAAGCCTTGATAGAAACACAAAATTATGTTTTGCTCACATaatgaaaaaatgacacttTCTCTTTaacttggatttttttttttttttaaaccaaggtAGTGCTACACCCGAATTCTTCTATCACTTAAtcctgtttgtctgttgttgttttttacagtcAGCGTACATCCTGTTTTACATGGCAATTGTGGGTCATGCTTTATCCATCGCCTCCCTGCTCATCTCTCTGGCCATCTTCTTCTACTTCAGGTAATGGATTCAATATGATGCTGTTCCCCTTCATATaaggtttttacattttaggaTAGTTAAGCTGTTTAAGTGTGTTGTAAGTTAATTATGTACATTATAATGCTTGTGAATGCTTAACATAATAGGCACTGATACAGTTTGGGATGATTAATCGGTACTGGCCTTGCCCTCAAAGGCTCAATCATGTCGTCAGTGTCATCATTAAGT contains:
- the calcr gene encoding calcitonin gene-related peptide type 1 receptor; its protein translation is MKVVRSLWILWFLLVGVEGAEGTSDPLLRTGQSMTEGQERAVSQDQYKCLELSNKHHQENRTARFCGRLWDGLLCWDETQAGISVTKNCPGHPDMNPNEKVTKLCDQLGNWVETETGSTCQPSSKKKSETEVNHYLRDAPAEPTTVATDIMTEKGDVIEEIVLENENKCLEKMKHDPPYNKSGLYCSRNWDGWLCWDDTPVGALASQNCPDYFSDFDPTEMATKYCEEDGRWFHHPESNITWTNYSLCATSNEKKQRTLKIVENEYKCLLKINRDPPYNKSGLYCGRNWDGWLCWDDTQAGKYASQNCPDYFSDFDPTEKVTRFCGEDGQWFRHPESGKTWTNYTLCAVNTKEKWRKAAAQLSGDAEVELSDEATVSPMVNPVEEEIVRKKILDSQYKCFEKMNRDHPYNKSGLYCSRNWDGWQCWDDTQAGTYTAQNCPNYFVDFDPTEKATKYCGEDGHWFRHPDTNRTWSNYTLCNENTKAKLKSAYILFYMAIVGHALSIASLLISLAIFFYFRSLSCQRITLHKNLFCSYVLNSALTIIYLVAVVNNPEVVGRNPVGCKVLHFFHMYMLGCNYFWMLCEGIYLHTLIVVAVFAEEQHLHWYYLLGWGFPLVPASIHAVARKKYFDDNCWMSVETHLLYAVHGPIVAALLVNLFFLLNIIRVLVTKLRDTHRAESNMYMKAVRATLILVPLLGIQFVIFPWRPENRLAGEVYEYIMHILMHYQGLLVATIFCFFNGEVQSALKRQWMQYKTQWGQRRKDHCSMRSTSYTATSITEVPAFMYHHDCNSEHLNGRHMDDPELVALKSGETYA